The genomic DNA AGGTCGCCGTCGGCGAGGACGTAGTCGTGGGGGAGGCCGTGCAGGACGGCGTCGTTGACCGAGGTGCACAGCACCTTGCCGAAGGGGCTGGCGCCGAAGGACGGGTGGTAGTCGATGTAGCAGGACTCCGCGCCGCGCTCGACGATCATCTCGTGGGCCAGCCGGTCGAGCTCGAGCAGGTTCACCCCGACGTCGGCCTTGGCGACCAGCGCCGTCAGCACGTCGGCGACGAACCGTCCGGCGGGGCGCATCTGCTCGATCTCGGCGGGGGTGCGGTACTCGATCACGCCCGTGATTCTGCCCCAGCGGCCAAGGTCCGAGCGCCGGCCGTCACGCCCAGATCGCCGCGCTCAGCCCGTACGGCACGCGCTGCGGCGGGTCCGGCAGGCTGACGGCCTCGCCGCGGAGCAGGCGGAGCGCGGTCCAGGCGACCGCCGCGGCGTCGACCACGTCGTCCGGTCCCGCCGACCCCGTGTCGCCGGTGAGGCGGGTGAGGTCGACGCCCGCGGCGGCCAGGAGGGCCACGCGCTCCTGCTGCCCGGCCCACGTCTTCTTCGCGTGCTGCGCCGGCCGGCCGGCCATCGTCGCGAACGTGACCTCGGGGTGAACCTCGGCGACCCGGTCCTCCCCGCCACGGACCAGCTCGTCGACCTCCAGCACCTTGCCCCGCAGCCCCCAGGCCTGGATCGAGAACCCGCCCCCGCTGCGCTTCCGGCTCACTGCCACGCCCGTCGCGTGGTCGGCCACCTCGAGCGCCGCGCGGACGGGAGTGGTGAAGATCGACGAGCGTCGCCGCCCGAGCACCGCGGCCGCGAGGCGGTCGGCGTCGCGCCAGCCCTCGTCGAGCAGGCCGATCGGGATGTCGACGCCGACCCGCGCCACCGACCCGTCACGGTCGGCCAGCGCGAGCAGCGTGCGCAGGTCGGGTGCTGCGTAGGCCCGGGGTCCGTCGGGGTCCGGGGCCACGCCGACCCAGCCGTCGCGGCAGCCGTCGACCCCCAGCACGCGCGTCGCTGTCACCGTCACCGCGCCGGTCTACCACCGGAATGACGGGCGGACGGACCGGGTTGCACCTGGCATGAGCATCCGCCGGCTGTCCGTCCTCGACCTCATCCCCGTCCGCGACGGGCAGACCACGGGCCAGGCGCTGGCCGCGAGCGTGGCGCTGGCGAGGCGGGCGGAGTCGGCCGGCTTCCACCGCTACTGGGTCGCCGAGCACCACAACATGCCGGCCGTCGCCTCGACGAACCCGCCCGTCCTCATCGCCATGCTCGCCGGCGCGACCGAGCAGCTGCGGGTGGGCTCGGGCGGCATGATGCTGCCGAACCACGCCCCGCTCGTCGTCGCCGAGCAGTTTGCGCTGCTCGAGGCCGCGTACCCCGGTCGGATCGACCTCGGCATCGGCCGTGCGCCCGGCAGCGACCCGGTCACGAGCTGGGCCCTGCGCCACGGCGGCCCGCAGACCGGAGACGCCGACCGCTTCGGAGAGCACGTCGACAACCTCATCGCGATGATGGAGCCGGCCGGCGTCGGCCTCAGCCTCCAGGGCCGCTCGTACGGCCTGCGCGCCACGCCGCAGGCGGTCGGCCGCCCGACCCCGTGGCTGCTCGGCTCGTCGGACTACTCCGCGCGGCTCGCCGCCGAGAAGGGGCTGCCGTACGTCTTCGCGCACCACTTCTCCGGCGACAGCACCGCCGAGGTGCTCGACCTCTACCGCAGCGCCTTCCGCCCCTCCGACGTCAGCCCGGCGCCGCAGACCTTCCTCACCGTCAACGTCGTCGTCGCCCCCACCCAGGAGGAGGCCGACCGGCTGGCCAAGCCGTACGTCCTGGCGATGGTCGCGCTGCGCACCGGCGGGGAGCTGCGCCCGCAGATCAGCGTCGAGGACGCCGCCGACGTGCGGCTCCCGGAGTCCCACGCCGCGCTCGCCGCGCAGATGAGCGAGCGCTGGGTCGTCGGCACGCCCGAGACCGCGGCCCGCCAGCTCGAGGAGCTGGCCGACCACTTCGGCGTCGACGAGGTGATGGTCCACCCGGTCGCCGGCGCCTCGAACAGCGACCCGTTCGACCGCAACCCGGCCCGCGAGGAGAGCCTCGACCTGCTCGCCTCGGCGGTGTTCGCGACCGCCTGAGCGGGCTGACGCTCCCTGAGCCTGTCGAAGGGCCTCGAAGAGGTCGGCGCTGTCCTAGGGAAGAACGTCAACCCGTTCCGGGCCCTTCGACAGGCTCAGGGAGCGTCCTCGCACTTCTCGAGGTTCAGGGAGCGCTGGGCAGGGTCAGGTCGACCACCACCGGCGCGTGGTCGGAGGGCCCGGTGCCCTTGCGGGCCTCGCGGTCGACGTACGCGTCCTGGACCGTGACCGACGGGCTCAGCAGGACGTAGTCGATCCGCATGCCCAGGTCCTTGTGGAACATCCCGGCGCGGTAGTCCCAGTAGGTGAAGGGCCGGTCGTTCTTGCCCGGGCGCGCGGTGACGTCGACCAGGCCCCAGTCGATCAGCGACTCGAGCGCCTCCCGCTCCGGCGGGGTCACGTGCGTGCTGCCCGAGAACTTGGCGATGTCCCACACGTCGGCGTCGGTGCGCGCGACGTTGAAGTCGCCCATGATCACCAGCGGCTGCGCCGGGTCCTGCTCGTCGAGGGTGGCGCGCAGCTGGGCGAACCACTCCAGCTTGTACGCGTAGTGCGGGTCGTCGACCGAGCGCCCGTTGGGCACGTAGACGCTGACGGTCCGCAGCCCGCCGCAGTCCGCGGCGGCGTAGCGGGGCTCCTCCATCCCGGGCAGCTGCCGCGAGACGGGCTCGAGGCCCACCCGGGAGAGGACGGCGACGCCGTTCCAGCGGCCGTCGCCGACGTGCATCACCTCGTAGCCGAGCTCGGCGACCTCCGCGGTCGGGAAGCCGGCCTCGTTGGTCTTGGTCTCCTGCAGCGCGACGACGTCGGGCTCGCGGGTCTGCAGCCAGTCGAGGAGGCGCGGGAGCCGCGCCCCGACCGAGTTCACGTTCCAGGTCGCGATGCGCACGCGCCCATCCTGCCCGGTCCGGGCAGGGTCGCTCAGCGGACGGTGACGCGTACGGAGTGGTAGCCGGTGGCGCCGTCCGGGGCGGGCGGCGCCTCGTCGGCGACCTGCAGCTCGCCCTTCGCGTCCGTCGCGCGGACGGTCAGCCGGTGGTCGCCGGGCGTCGCGTCCCAGGCGTAGCGCCACTGGCGCCACGTGTCGGGTCCGGTGACCTCGGCCAGCTCGGCGCGCGCCCACGGTCCGTCGTCCACCTGGACCTCGACCTGCCCGATACCGGTGTGCTGCGCCCAGGCGACGCCGGCGACCGCGACCGTCCCGGCACCGACGCTGCTGCCCGGCACGTCGATGCGGGAGGCGAGCTTGATCGGCCCGCGCTCCGACCAGCCGAGCGGGGTCCAGTAGCCGGCGTCCTCGGCGAAGGTGGTCACCTTCAGCTCGACCACCCACTTGGTCGCGGACACGTAGCCGTACAGGCCGGGCACGACCATGCGTACGGGGAAGCCGTGCTCGAGGGGGAGGGGTTCGCCGTTCATCCCGACGGCCAGCAGGCAGGCGCGCCCGGTGTCCTGCAGGACGTCGAGCGGCGTGCTCGCCGTGAACCCGTCCTCGCTCGTCGAGAGCACCATGTCGGCCCCGGCCTGCGGGCGTGCCCGGGCCAGGAGCTCCCGGATCGGGAAGCCGAGCCAGCGCGCGTTGCCGACGAGGTTGCCGCCGATCTCGTTCGAGACGCAGGTCAGGGTGGTCACGTGCTCCTCGAGGGGCTCGGCGAGCAGCTCGTCGAAGGTCATCGTGACCTCCTCCTCGACCATCCCGGTGACCGTGATGCTCCACTTCTCCGGGTCGATCACCGGCACCTGGAGGGCGGTGTCGATGCGGTAGAAGTCGTCGTTCGGGGTGATGTACGGGCTGAGGTCGGCGATCCCGAGGTCGGCACCGGCCGGCACCGCGGGAGCGGGGGTCGTGGGCGTCGGGAGGCGGAGGTTCGCCCGGGCGTCGCTGATCCGGTTCGCTGCGCCGACGAGCAGGCGCCCACCGACGGCGGCCACGGCGGCCGCCCCGCCCCAGAGGGCGGTGGCCACCAGGAAACGCCGGCGCGACGGGTCGCTCGCGTCGTCCGGGCCGGGGAGGACGCGGGCCGGGTGCCACTGCCGGAGCCTCGTCAGGAGGCTGCTGAGCAGGATGGCGGCCAGCAGCATCCCGACGAGGGTGGGGACGTAGGCCTTGACGTCGGTGCCCGAGCCGAGCGCGACCCCGACGAGCCCGATCGCGGCGACGAGGGCGAAGACCGCCGTGCCACGGCCCTTGCGCCGGAGCTCGGCGACGCCGCCGAACGCGCAGAGCGCCAGGACGCCGACGGCGATGATGACCAGCAGCACCGGCTTGTCGGCGCCGCCCAGGAAGTCCTTGCCGAAGTTCACCATCCCGGCGGGCAGCAGGTCGATGATCACGCTGCCGACCGCCGCGAGCGGGGAGCCGGCCGGGGTGACCAGCCGGGCGGCGAGGTCGGAGACACCGATGCCGGCGAGCCCGGCGATGACACCGCAGAGCGCGGCCCACCGGGTCTGCAGACGGGACGGGAGCGGGCGCAGCACCTGTCCATGGTCCGTCGCGCACGACGCGCTCACAACGTCTACGCAGAACTGACCCCGGACGGCCTCCCCGGGGCTAGCGTGCCGCCATGAGGCTGAGGTGCTCGTCCCTGCAGGCGTGCGCGCCCGACCGGCTCGCCGCCGAGCTCTCCCGACCCGTGCTGCTGTGCCGGATCGCGTGGCCGCTGCTCACCTTCACCCCGGTCGACCCGCCCGTGCTCGAGGAGCGGTGGACGACCAAGCCGTACGTCTTCGCGCTGCGCCTGGGCGGCCGGCTCGGGCTGGGGGAGCACACGATCGAGCCGCGCACCCCGACCCGGCCCGACGAGGTGTGGCACGACGCCGGGCACAGCGACCTCGTGCACGTCTGGGACCACCGGGTCGACCTCGCGGAGTTCTACGGGATGA from Microlunatus sagamiharensis includes the following:
- a CDS encoding molybdopterin-dependent oxidoreductase, translated to MLRPLPSRLQTRWAALCGVIAGLAGIGVSDLAARLVTPAGSPLAAVGSVIIDLLPAGMVNFGKDFLGGADKPVLLVIIAVGVLALCAFGGVAELRRKGRGTAVFALVAAIGLVGVALGSGTDVKAYVPTLVGMLLAAILLSSLLTRLRQWHPARVLPGPDDASDPSRRRFLVATALWGGAAAVAAVGGRLLVGAANRISDARANLRLPTPTTPAPAVPAGADLGIADLSPYITPNDDFYRIDTALQVPVIDPEKWSITVTGMVEEEVTMTFDELLAEPLEEHVTTLTCVSNEIGGNLVGNARWLGFPIRELLARARPQAGADMVLSTSEDGFTASTPLDVLQDTGRACLLAVGMNGEPLPLEHGFPVRMVVPGLYGYVSATKWVVELKVTTFAEDAGYWTPLGWSERGPIKLASRIDVPGSSVGAGTVAVAGVAWAQHTGIGQVEVQVDDGPWARAELAEVTGPDTWRQWRYAWDATPGDHRLTVRATDAKGELQVADEAPPAPDGATGYHSVRVTVR
- a CDS encoding DUF429 domain-containing protein, whose amino-acid sequence is MTVTATRVLGVDGCRDGWVGVAPDPDGPRAYAAPDLRTLLALADRDGSVARVGVDIPIGLLDEGWRDADRLAAAVLGRRRSSIFTTPVRAALEVADHATGVAVSRKRSGGGFSIQAWGLRGKVLEVDELVRGGEDRVAEVHPEVTFATMAGRPAQHAKKTWAGQQERVALLAAAGVDLTRLTGDTGSAGPDDVVDAAAVAWTALRLLRGEAVSLPDPPQRVPYGLSAAIWA
- a CDS encoding LLM class flavin-dependent oxidoreductase; this encodes MSIRRLSVLDLIPVRDGQTTGQALAASVALARRAESAGFHRYWVAEHHNMPAVASTNPPVLIAMLAGATEQLRVGSGGMMLPNHAPLVVAEQFALLEAAYPGRIDLGIGRAPGSDPVTSWALRHGGPQTGDADRFGEHVDNLIAMMEPAGVGLSLQGRSYGLRATPQAVGRPTPWLLGSSDYSARLAAEKGLPYVFAHHFSGDSTAEVLDLYRSAFRPSDVSPAPQTFLTVNVVVAPTQEEADRLAKPYVLAMVALRTGGELRPQISVEDAADVRLPESHAALAAQMSERWVVGTPETAARQLEELADHFGVDEVMVHPVAGASNSDPFDRNPAREESLDLLASAVFATA
- a CDS encoding exodeoxyribonuclease III codes for the protein MRIATWNVNSVGARLPRLLDWLQTREPDVVALQETKTNEAGFPTAEVAELGYEVMHVGDGRWNGVAVLSRVGLEPVSRQLPGMEEPRYAAADCGGLRTVSVYVPNGRSVDDPHYAYKLEWFAQLRATLDEQDPAQPLVIMGDFNVARTDADVWDIAKFSGSTHVTPPEREALESLIDWGLVDVTARPGKNDRPFTYWDYRAGMFHKDLGMRIDYVLLSPSVTVQDAYVDREARKGTGPSDHAPVVVDLTLPSAP